A region of Gracilinanus agilis isolate LMUSP501 chromosome 3, AgileGrace, whole genome shotgun sequence DNA encodes the following proteins:
- the UBE4A gene encoding ubiquitin conjugation factor E4 A, with the protein MTDQDNNNNISSNPFAALFGSLADAKHFAEIQKEQLKQQSDEPSASPDDSDNSVSESLDDCDYSVCEINQSFRSKQELCEQLNINHMIQRIFLITLDNSDPSMKCENGIPSRCVFLEEMAGDLDEQDWLDMNNIEQALFTRLLLQDPSNHLISMTCSTTLNLSADRDAGEKHILCYLYSCFLRAKEEITKVPENLLPFAVRCRNLTVSNTRTVLLTPEIYVGQNVYDQLVDLMLEAIRGAHFEDVTEFLEEVIQALTMDQEVRTFQEVMVPVFDILLSRIKDLDLCQILLYTYLDMLLYFTRQKDIAKVFVEYIQPKDPSNGQMYQKTLLGVILSISCLLKTPGVVENHGYFLNPSRSSPQEIKVQEANIHQFMAQFHEKIYQMLKNLLQLSPDTKHWILSWIGNCLYANTGRTKIWANQMPEIFFQMYASDAFFLNLGAALLKLCQPFCKPKSPRLLTFNPTYCALKELNDEERRIKNVHMQGLEKETCLIPKENDQEIQFAQNYNLVTENLVLTQYTLHVGFHRLHDQMVKINQSLHRLQVAWREAQQSASPTADSLREQFERLMTIYLSTKTAMTEPQMLQNCLNLQVSMAVLLVQLAIGNQGTEPAELTFPLPDQYSSLAYVPEFFADNLGDFLIFLRRFADDILETSADSLEQVLHFVTIFTGSVERMKNPHLRAKLAEVLEAVMPHLDQPPNPLVSSVFHRKRVFCNYPYAAQLAEALIKVFVDIEFTGDPHQFEQKFNYRRPMYPILKYMWGTDSYRESIKGLADYASENLEAMNPPLFLRFLNLLMNDAIFLLDEAIQYLSKIKIQQIERDQGEWDSLSPEARREKEASLQMFGQLARFHNIMSNETIGTLAFLTSEIKSLFVHPFLAERIISMLNYFLQHLVGPKMGALKVKDFSEFDFKPQQLVSDICNIYLNLGDEENFCATVPKDGRSYSPILFAQTVRVLKKINKPGNMIVAFSSLAEKIKSLADLQQQEEETYADACDEFLDPIMSTLMSDPVMLPSSRVTVDRSTIARHLLSDQTDPFNRSPLTMDQIRPNTELKEKIQRWLAERKLQKEQLE; encoded by the exons ATGACAGACCaggataataacaacaacatcTCCAGTAACCCCTTTGCTGCTCTCTTTGGTTCCCTGGCCGATGCCAAGCACTTTGCAGAGATCCAGAAGGAACAGCTGAAGCAGCAATCTG ATGAACCCTCAGCTAGCCCTGATGACTCGGATAACAGTGTGTCAGAGAGCCTGGATGACTGTGACTACTCTGTCTGTGAGATTAACCAGTCATTCCGTTCCAAGCAGGAGCTATGTGAGCAGCTCAACATCAATCACATGATCCAAAGAATTTTCCTCATCACCCTGGACAACA gTGATCCAAGTATGAAATGTGAGAATGGGATCCCCAGCCGTTGCGTATTTTTGGAGGAAATGGCAGGAGACCTGGATGAGCAAGACTGGCTTGATATGAACAACATTGAGCAG GCACTCTTTACACGATTGCTGCTTCAGGATCCAAGCAACCACTTGATTAGCATGACCTGTTCCACAACATTAAACCTCTCTGCAGATCGAGATGCAGGGGAGAAGCACATTCTTTGCTACCTTTATTCCTGTTTCCTAAGAGCAAAAGAGGAG atTACCAAAGTACCAGAAAACTTGCTGCCCTTTGCTGTGAGATGTAGGAACCTAACTGTGTCTAATACCCGAACTGTCCTCCTCACCCCAGAAATTTATGTTGGCCAGAATGTCTATGATCAGCTGGTAGACCTGATGTTGGAAGCAATTCGAGGGGCCC ATTTTGAAGATGTAACTGAGTTCCTTGAAGAGGTCATTCAAGCCCTGACAATGGATCAGGAAGTTCGGACATTTCAAGAAGTCATGGTTCCAGTATTTGACATTTTGTTGAGCAGAATAAAAGACTTAGATCTCTGTCAAATCTTGCTATACACATATCTAGATATGCTCCTCTATTTCACAAGGCAGAAGGATATTGCAAAA GTTTTTGTAGAGTACATTCAGCCTAAGGACCCCAGCAATGGACAGATGTACCAGAAGACCTTACTAGGAGTAATTCTGAGTATCTCCTGCTTATTAAAGACTCCAGGGGTAGTGGAGAATCATGGCTACTTCTTGAATCCATCCCGGTCCAGTCCTCAAGAGATCAAAGTGCAGGAGGCCAACATCCATCAG ttcATGGCTCAATTCCACGAGAAGATTTACCAGATGCTGAAGAACTTGCTCCAGCTCTCTCCAGACACCAAGCATTGGATCTTGTCCTGGATTGGAAACTGCCTATATGCCAATACAGGCCGTACCAAGATCTGGGCCAATCAGATGCCAGAAATCTTCTTCCAGATGTATGCTTCAGATGCCTTCTTCCTGAATCTGGGTGCTGCCCTCCTGAAGCTGTGCCAGCCTTTTTGCAAACCTAAATCCCCTAGGCTGCTAACCTTTAACCCTACCTACTGTGCCCTCAAAGAGCTGAATGatgaagagagaaggataaagaatGTGCATATGCAAG gtttagaGAAAGAGACCTGTTTAATCCCTAAAGAGAATGATCAGGAGATACAGTTTGCCCAAAACTACAACCTGGTGACAGAGAACCTGGTCCTGACACAGTACACCTTACATGTGGGGTTTCACAG GTTACACGATCAGATGGTAAAAATCAACCAGAGCTTGCACCGGCTGCAGGTCGCCTGGCGTGAAGCTCAACAAAGCGCCAGCCCTACTGCAGACAGTCTCCGAGAGCAGTTTGAGCGCCTGATGACCATCTATCTGTCCACCAAGACTGCCATGACTGAGCCACAGATGCTGCAAAACTGTCTCAATTTGCAGGTGTCCATGGCTGTTCTTCTTGTTCAGCTAGCCATTGGCAACCAAGGCACAGAGCCAGCAGAGCTGACCTTCCCTTTGCCAGATCAGTATAGCTCTTTGGCTTATGTGCCAG AATTTTTTGCGGATAACCTGggagattttcttattttcttacgGCGCTTTGCTGATGACATCCTGGAGACATCAGCTGATTCTCTGGAGCAAGTTCTTCATTTTGTCACCATTTTCACTGGGAGTGTAGAGAG AATGAAGAACCCCCACCTGAGGGCCAAACTGGCAGAGGTACTAGAAGCAGTCATGCCACATCTGGACCAACCCCCAAATCCCCTGGTGTCCAGTGTTTTCCATCGTAAGCGTGTGTTCTGCAACTATCCCTATGCAGCTCAGCTTGCAGAAGCCCTTATCAAAGTCTTTGTAGACATCGAGTTTACAG GAGACCCTCATCAGTTTGAACAAAAATTTAACTACCGACGCCCCATGTATCCTATCTTAAAGTACATGTGGGGAACAGACTCCTATAGAGAAAGCATAAAG GGTCTAGCCGATTATGCCTCTGAAAATTTGGAGGCCATGAATCCCCCTCTCTTCCTCCGCTTCCTTAACCTGTTGATGAATGATGCCATCTTCCTATTGGATGAAGCCATACAG taCTTAAGCAAGATAAAGATTCAACAGATCGAGAGGGACCAAGGTGAATGGGACAGTTTGTCTCCAGAGGCCCGTAGAGAAAAGGAGGCCAGTCTGCAGATGTTTGGGCAATTGGCTCGATTCCACAACATCATGTCTAATGAAACCATTGGTACCTTGGCCTTTCTGACATCAG AGATCAAGTCCCTCTTTGTACATCCCTTCCTGGCTGAACGCATCATCTCTATGCTGAACTACTTCCTGCAGCATCTAGTTGGTCCTAAGATGGGAGCCTTAAAAGTCAAGGACTTCAGCGAGTTTGACTTCAAACCTCAGCAGCTCGTTTCAGACATTTGCAACATCTACTTAAATCTTGG TGACGAGGAGAATTTCTGTGCCACTGTGCCCAAGGATGGGCGATCTTATTCTCCGATACTCTTTGCTCAGACAGTCCGAGTCCTGAAGAAAATAAACAAGCCTGGAAATATGATTGTGGCTTTCAGCAGTCTGGCAGAGAAGATCAAG TCTCTTGCAGATCTCCAACAACAGGAAGAAGAGACCTATGCAGATGCCTGTGATGAGTTTCTAGATCCCATCATGAGCACACTGATGTCAGACCCTGTGATGCTGCCATCTTCTAGAGTCACTGTGGATAGGTCCACAATAGCCAGGCATTTGCTCAG CGATCAGACTGATCCCTTTAACCGTAGCCCCCTAACTATGGACCAGATCCGGCCAAACACAGAACTGAAAGAGAAAATCCAACGGTGGCTCGCAGAGAGGAAATTACAGAAGGAACAACTTGAGTAA